A region of the Pseudomonas sp. J452 genome:
TCGTGGCCTGTACGCCATGCTCTGCGGCGACTACAGCAAGCTCGACTCGGGCACGCCCAAAGGCGTCGAGCTACTGAACAACCCGGCGCGCAGCGAACAGTGCCTGCCGGCGCAGATGCGCTCCCAGGGCTTCAGCACTCACTTCCTGCAGGGCGCCGGGCTGCGCTTCATGGCCAAGGACCAGATCATGCCGCAGATGGGCTTCCAGCAGACCCATGGCCGCGAATGGTTCCGCAACAAGCCCTACCTGGAATTCCCCTGGGGCATGGATGACAAGGCTTATTTCGAAGGGGCGCTGAAGTACGTCGGCCAGCTGCGTCAGAAGAAGCAGCCCTGGATGCTTACCCTGCTCACCGTTGGCACCCACCAGCCCTACTCCGCCCCGCAGGAGTACCTGAGCCGTTACCCGACCGCCAAGCAGGCCGCCATCGGCTACCTGGACGACGCCGTCGCCGACTTCCTCGAAGGTCTGGAAAAACAGGGCGTACTCAAGAACACCCTGGTCATCGTCACCTCCGACGAATCCCACGGCCTGGAGAAGGTGCGCCTGGCCTCGGCCTGGGGCTTCAATCTGGTGCTGGCACCCGACCAGGCCGCCCTGCCCAAAACCAAACCGGGCGTCTATGGCCATGTCGACCTGACCGCCTCGGTACTCGACTACTTCGCCCTGCCGGTGCCGGACAACATCGCCGGGCGCTCACTGTTTCGCAGCTACAGCACGCCGCGCGAGATCATGTCCTACACCAACGGCATGCTGCGCCAGCATGACGGCAAGGTGTTCACCGAGTGCAACTTCCAGCAGGTCTGTCGGCGCTATGCCAGCAGCGGCTTCATTGCCGACAGCGCCGAGTACCTGGGCCGGGTCAGCGGCAAGCAGGCGCGCCTGGTCAGCCAGCGCGCCGCCCTGCTCGACCAGTCGATCAGCGGTGGGCAGATCGGCCAGCGCTATCAGTTCGCCAACCGCGAGCGCATCGACCTCAAGGCGGAGTCACGCGACGACTGGGCCGACAACCTGATCGGCGCGCAATACCTGGAAATGCCCGAAGGCACGCGCACCCGCGTGACCCTGAAGATCGAGGCCGTGCGCCTCGACCGCAACGGCGCCAACCTGCGCCTGAAAACCAAGGAATTCGACCGCGATGTGCAACTGGCCATTCCCGAGCTGCCGGCCCTGCAGCGCGGCAAGTCGGTCGTGTTGAGCTTCGACTTCGACAACCCAAAAACGCGCAAGGCGTTCTCCTTCCACCTGCTCGGCGAAGGCCGCGGCGCCATCCGTATCAGCGACTTCAGCGTGGTCACCGAACCATTGCCGCCGGAGCTGATCGCCGTGCAGGCCCCGGAAGATAGCGTGGAAAACCTGGCGCACTAAGCGCCATGGCACCATCACTAGCCCTCAAGGCGGGGGGCTTCACGCTGGTTTGAATCTTCTGCCCACCCCTAACGCAGCATCTGCATCCGGCGCCTATGCTCTAGGCAAAACAGCCTGTCGGAGACTGCCATGCTGCGTATTGCCCTGAATGGATATGGGCGTATTGGTCGCGCCCTGGTTCGTGCACTGTTCGAGCGCGGACTGGAAAACCAGCTGCACGTCGAAGCGATCAACGAACTCGGCGACTTCAAGACCCTTGCCCACCTGACCCGCTTCGATTCCACCTTCGGCCGCTTCAACGGCCATGTCGGCCTGCACGACGACATCTTGCAGGTGCACGGCCAGTCGATCCGCCTGCTCGGCGAAAAGGACATCACCCATCTGCCCTGGAAGCAGCTGGCCGTGGATGTGGTGGTGGACTGCACCGGGCGCCTGAAAAAGCGCGTGCTGGCCGAACAGCATCTGGCCGCCGGCGCCCCGCGGGTACTGCTCTCGCACCCGCTGGATACGGCCGACCTGACCGTAGTCTACGGCGTCAACCACCACCTGCTGGGCAACCAGCAGATCGTCTCCAACGCCTCCTGCACCACCAACTGCCTGGCGCCACTGGCCCAGGTGCTGCACACCGCGGTGGGCATCCGCCAGGGCCTGATGACCACGGTGCATGCCTACACCAATGACCAGAACCTGCTGGACAAGACCCACAACGATCTCTACCGCGCCCGCGCCGCGGCCCTGTCGATGATTCCCACCAGCACCGGCGCGGCCAAGGCGATCGGCCTGGTCATCCCGGAACTGGCCGGGCGCCTGGACGGCCTGGCGATTCGCGTGCCGACCGCCAACGTGTCGCTGCTCGACCTAACCTTCAACAGCCAGCACCCGACCAGCCGCGAGGCGATCAACGACACCCTGAGCAAAGCCGCCCGGCAATTCCCGCTCGGGGTGATGGAATGCAACGACCTGCCGCTGGTGTCCTGCGACTTCAATGGCTACCCGGTGTCCTGCGTGGTCGACCTCAATCACACCCGCGTGCAGGGCCATGACCTGGTCAAGGTGCTGGCCTGGTACGACAACGAATGGGCGTTCGCCAACCGTCTGCTGGATGTGCTGCTGGCCTGGCTCAAGCCGCAGGGGCCAAGCGTGTAGCACCCTGCGCCTTTACTCAACCTGCAGATAGCACAGCGTGGTGCGCCGCGAGCCATTGGCGCGGCGTTCGGGATCGGCGAAGGTGCGCACCTCGACGAAACCGGCCTTGCGCATCATCCCCGCCGAGCCGGGATTCTCCTCGTGGCGTTCGATGTAGATGTCATGCACGCCCTGCGTCACCAGCTGGCTCACCGCCTCCCCCAGCAGGCGCGAACCCAGGCCCTGGCCAGCCAGGTCACGATGCACCACCGCCTCGCCGATGTAGCCCTGGGGCAGATCACGCCGCTGTGCCGGCTGGTAATCGCGGCAGTTGCTGCTGTGCAGGAAAGTGACGAAACCGACCAGCTCACCCGCTTGCTCAGCCACCACGGCCTGCACACTGCCCTCGACTATGCCGTGCAGATGTCCCAGCACCGCCTCCTGTGGCAGGTAGTTCCAGGGGTTGGCGCCATGCTCGAAGATAAAGGCGGCTAGCGCTGGCACATCCGCAGGCCGTGCCAGCCTACTGGCAGGATTCACAGGCCAGCCCGGCGCAGATGGTCCGGCAAGGCGACACCCTGCTCGGCGCAGGCGGCGACGCAGTCGATCAGCGGCGCCAGTTCGAAGCCCTCGGCCTGCAGCCAGCTGGCAGCGTAGTAGCTGGTGGCGTAGCGCTCACCGCCATCACAGAGAATCGCCACCAGCGAGCCCTGTTCGCCGGCTGCACGCATCTGCTGCGCGGCCAGCAGCGCGCCGATCAGGTTGGTGCCACTGGAAGCGCCAACCCTGCGCCCCAGGCGCTGCGCCAGGTAACGCATGGCCGCCAGCGACAGGGCGTCAGGCACCTTGCACATGGCATCGATCACCTGTGGCAGGAATGACGGCTCGACCCGCGGCCGGCCGATGCCCTCGATGCGCGAGCCGCAGTCCAGGGTCAGGCTGCGGTCACCGCTGACGTAGCTGTCGAAGAACACCGAACGTTCGGCATCGGCGCACAGCACCCGGGTGGCGAGCTGGCGGTAGCGCACGTAGCGCCCGAGGGTCGCCAAGGTGCCGCCCGTGCCGGGGCTGGAGACCAGCCAGTTGGGCTCGGGGAAACGCTCGTGACGCATCTGCTGGAAGATCGACTCGGCGATATTGTTGTTGGCGCGCCAATCGGTGGCGCGCTCGGCGTAAGTGAACTGATCCATGAAGTGACCGCCGTGCTCGGCAGCCAGACGCACGGACTCGGCGTGGATCTGCGTCGGGTCGGCGACCAGATGGGTCTGGCCACCGTAGAAGGCGATCTGCGCCAGCTTCTCGCGGGCCGTGCTAGCCGGCACCACGGCGATAAAAGGCAGGCCGAGCAGACGGGCGAAGTAGGCCTCGGAGATCGCCGTGGAGCCGCTGGACGCCTCGATCACCGGCGCGCCCGGCTTGAGCCAGCCGTTGCACAGGGCATAGAGAAACAGCGAACGGGCCAGGCGATGCTTGAGGCTGCCGGTGGGGTGGCTGGATTCATCCTTGAAGTACAGTTCGATACCGGGAAAACCCGGCAGATCGAGGGGGATCAGGTGGGTGTCGGCGCTGCGCTGGAAGTCCGCCTCGATGATGCGTACGGCTTCACGGGTCCACTGACGGCTATCGCTCATGACTGTTCCTCAATCGAGAATCCCGGCTGGCGGCGGCACACTGCTGCGCCACTGGCTCAGCGCCACGCCGACGAACACCAGCGCCGCGGCCAGGTATTGCAGCGGACTCAGACTCTCACCCAGCAACAGCGCGGCGAAGATCAGGGTGAACACCGGGATCAGGTTGGTAAACCCGGATGCCTGGCTGGCCGGCAGGCTGCTCACTCCATAGTTATAGAGGCCATAGGCGCCCACCGTAACCACCAGGCCGAGGTACACCACCGAGCCGACGCCGAGGACGCTGAACTGACTGGGCAATGGCTCGGTCGCCAGCGCCAGCGGCAGGAAGAACAGCGAGCCGATAAAGGCCTGCATGGCGGTGAGGATGAACGGCGAGTAGCGCTGCGAGAGAAATTTCAGCAGCAGCGTGTAGCCCATGGCGCAGAGCATGGCGAGGAATTCGTAGAAGTTGCCCAGCAGCGGCGCCGGCGCACTGCTGCTGGCCTCGCCGGCCAGGCTCAGCCACACCGCGCCGACCACTGCCAGGAGAAAGCCGGCCAGGGTGGTGCGGGTGATACGTTCGCGCAGGAACACATAGGCGCCCATGGCCACCAGCAGCGGCAACAGCGCGGTGATCATCCCGGCCTGGGCAGCGCTGGTGTTCTGCAACGCCAGGGCTTCGAAGATGAAGTACAGGCAGGGCTCACAGGCCGTCAGGGCGAGCAGGTACTTCCAGTCGCCGGCGCGATAATCGAGCCGTCCACGCCAGCGCCAGGCCAGCAGGAACACCAGGCTGCCGAGGGCCATGCGGCCGAAGATCACCCACATCGGTGGCAGTTCGCTGAAGGCGAACTTGAGGGCGATGAACGAACTGCCCCACAGGGCCATCGCCACCACCAGACACGCCATTGCCACCCACCGTCCCTGCCGGCTCATCGTCCACCTCCGCCAAAGAGGCAAGTGTAGAGCGCCCGTGCAACTCGCCAACAGGCACAGCGGGGCAGCAAAACTGTTTAGAACCTGTTCAATGTCTGCTGCGCCTCGGCCATGCTACGTTGAAATCGGGCTCAGAATGCTCATTTACAACACGTAAACTGCGCTTCTTCGCCCGATTTCTCCTTGCCTGACTCTAGCTCGCGAGACTTTGAACAGGTTCTTACTGCTGCCAGGGTTTGCCGCGGGTCTTCTGTGCCAGCGGCAACTGGTGCAACACCGCGGCCTTGGCCAACATGTAGGCGCTGACCGGCGCGCTGATGAACAGGAACAGGCTGATCAGCAGCTCGTGGGAGCTCAGGGTCTGCTCACCGACGCTGAAGAAGATCAGCGAGGCCAGCACCAGGCCGCCCACCCCCAGGGTGGTGGCCTTGGTCGGGCCGTGCAGGCGCATGAAGAAGTCCGGCAGACGGTACAGGCCGATGGCGCCGATCAGCACGAAGGCGCTGCCGAGCAGCAACAACAGCGAGACGAGGATTTCCAGCCACAGGCTCATTCGATGATATCTCCGCGCAACATGTACTTGGCCAACGCCACGGTGCTGACAAAACCGAGCACGGCGATCAACAGCGCCACCTCGAAGAACAGCTCGCTGCCCTGCCAGATGCCGTAGAGGATGATCAGGGCGATGGCGTTGATGTACAGGGTGTCCAGCGCCAGTACCCGGTCCGGCAGGCTCGGGCCTTTGACCAGACGCGCCGCCGCCAGCAGCAGGGCCAGGCCGAGCATGGCCAGGCACAGCGGGATCACGTAGGCGAGCATGGGAATATCTCCTTGAGCGGCGCCTCGTAGCGCTGCTTGATCTCGTCGATCATGGCTTGCGGGTCCGGCACATCGAGGCCGTGGACCAGCAGGGTGCGCTTATTCAGGCTGAGGTCGGCGGCCAGCGAGCCGGGGGTCAGCGACACCACGCTGACCAGCACGCTGATGGCCAGTTCGTTATCCAACTCGATCGGCACCTCGACAAAGCCGGGACGCAGGGTCTTCATCCGGCCCAGGGTCAGGCGCGCGACATGGAAGTTGGCGACCAGGATGTCGCCCACCACCATCAGCAGGAAACGCAAAAATTTCAAAGGCTTCCAGCCCTTGGGATGCTCGATCAGCAGGCGCTTGAACAGCAGTGGAATGACGATCGCCAGTACGCTGCCGAGCAACCACTGGCCAAAGGCGAAGGTGTCCACCAGCAGCATCCAGGTCAGCAACAGCAGCAGGCTATGCGCCGGGTGCGGCAACCAGCGGCTCATGGCGCGCCCTCCGCGAGAATGGCCCGGTACTGGGCGATGTCATGCAGCTGGGCGGCGGCAGCCTTGGTGTAGTCGATCAGCGGCGCGGCCAGCGCGACCAGAAGCAGGCTGCAGGCCAGCAGCAACAGGGTCACGAGCAGGCGCCCGCGATCCAGCTCGGCGCTGTCCAGGGTACTGCGTCCGACCCGCCAGAACAGCGTGCTGCCGGCACGGCTGAGCGCCACCAGAATGCACAAGCCCGCCCCCAGCAACACGCTCCACAAGACCAGCGCCGGGCCACCGGGCGGCACCGCCTGGAGCAACAGCAGCTTGGCGAAGAAACCGGACAAGGGCGGCAGACCGACCACTGCAATCGCGCCGAAGAAGAACAGCGCGCCGAGCAGCATCGGATGTTCCAGCGCGGGGCCCTGCACCAGCTCGCCGGCCTGGTCGCCGCGCTGGCGAGCCAGCAGGTCGGCCAGCAGGAACAGGCCGCCAGCGACCCAGGTGCTGTGCAGCAGGTAATACAGCGCTGCCGCCTGCGCTTCGGCCGTACCGAGGGCGATCACCGCCAGCAGCGTGCCGGCGGATACCACCACCAGGTAGGCCAGCAGACTTTGCAGGGTACGCGCCGCCAGTGCGCCGCACGCACCCAGCAGCACGGTCGCCAGCGCCAGCGGCCACAGCCAGGCCTGAGCCAGATTGGCCAGCAGGCCGGCGCCTTCACCGAAAATCTGCGTGTACACGCGCAGGATGGCGTAGATGCCGACCTTGGTCATGATCGCGAACAGCGCCGCCACTGGCGCCCCGGCCACCGCATAGGCGCGTGGCAACCAGAAGTACAGCGGCAGCAGCGCCGCCTTGAGGGCGAACACCAGCAGCAGGAGCAGCCCTGCCGCCGCCAGCAGCGGCGCCGTATCGGCCGTCGCGGCAGCCACCTGCACGGACAGGTCAGCCATGTTCAGGGTGCCGGTCAGGCCATACAGCGTACCAACCGCGATCAGGAACAGCGCCGAACCACACAGGTTGAGCACCACGTAATGCAGCCCTGCCCTCACCCGCTGCGCGCCGCCGCCATGCAGGAGCAAGGCGTAGGAGGCGATCAGCAGGATTTCGAAAAACACGAACAGGTTGAACAGGTCGCCCGTCAGGAACGCGCCGTTGACCCCGAGCAGTTGGAACTGGAACAGCGCATGAAAGCGCGGCCCGGCGCGGTCATCGCCGCGCACCGCATAAAGCACCGCGGCGCTGGCCAGCACCGCCGTGGCCAACAGCATCAGCGCGGCCAGACGATCGAGCACCAGCACGATGCCGAACGGCGCACGCCAGTCGCCCAACGCATAGACCTGCAAGGGGCCGCTATCGGCCTGAACCAGCAGGGCCAAGCTCAACGGCAACAGAGCCAGGGTGGCGAGCACCGACAGGCCGCGCTTGAGCCGCTCGTGGGACGGCAGCACCAGCAGCACACCGCCACAAAACAGCGGCAGCAGGATGGGCAGGATCAGCCAATGACTCACGGCGCCGTCTCCTCATCCTGCTGCCCGTCGACATGGTCATTACCCAGGTCGGCAACGCCACGCAGGGCCAGCACCACCAGGAACGCGGTCATGGCGAAGCCGATGACGATGGCGGTGAGCACCAGCGCCTGCGGTACCGGATCGGCCGGAACCCCGCCCTGCCCCAGCACCGCCGGCGAGCCGCTCAGACGGCCCATGGCGAACAGGAACAGGTTGACCGCGTAGGACAACAGCGTCAGCCCCAGCACCACGGCAAAGGTGCGCGCGCGCAGCAACAGGTACACGCCGCTGGCGGTGAGCAGGCCCAGGGTCACGGCAAACAGCGCCTCCATCAGTGAATCTCCTCGCTGGCAGGCGGGGCCAGGCTGACCCGCCCCAGGTTGACCAGGATCAGCAGCGTGGCGCCCACCACCGTGAAAAACACGCCGAGATCGAACAGCATGGCCGTGGCCAGTTCGAACTCGCCCACCAGCGGCAGCTCGAAGTGGCCGAACGCCGTAGTCAGGAATGGCCGGCCGAAGGCCCAGCTGCCCAGCCCGGTGAGCCCGGCGAGCAACACACCGACGCCAGCCATGCGCTGGTAGTTCAGCGGCAGACGCTCCTCGACCCAGGCCACACCATTGGCAATGAATTGCAGGATCAGCGCCACCGCGGTGATCAACCCGGCGATGAAACCGCCACCCGGCAGGTTGTGCCCACGCAGGAAGATGAACACCGAGATCAGAATCGCCAGCGGCAACAGCAGGCGCGACAGGGTCTTGAGGATCAGCGGGTACTTGGCCCAGGCCCAGCGCCGCCCCTGCGGGTCGCAGGTCGGATTGCGCAGATGCAGGCCGTTGAGCATGGCGACGATGCCCACCGCGGCAATCGCCAGCACGGTGATCTCGCCCAGGGTATCGAAGCCGCGGAAGTCGACCAGGATCACGTTGACCACGTTGGTGCCACCGCCACCACTGACGCTATTGGCCAGGAAGAACTCGGCGATCCCGGCATAGGGCCGGGTCAGCACGCCGTAGGCCAGCAAGGCCACCATCACCCCGCAGCCGCCGGCCAGGATGAAGTCGCGCAGACCGCGCAGGCTGGAGCTTTCCTCCGGCGTGCGCGACGGCAGGTAATACAGTGCCAGCACCAGCAGCACCAGGGTTACCACCTCGACCACCAGCTGGGTCAGCGCCAGGTCCGGGGCGGAAAAACGGGCGAAGGCCAACGCCACCAGCATGCCGCCAACACCGAGGATCAGCAGTGCGACCAAACGCTGGCGATGGAAGATCGCGGTCAGCACGCCACTCACCGCCAGCAGCACCAGGCCCAGCGCGGTGATGCCATCCAGCGGCGTCAGCGCGCGTGTACCGCCCAGTTGCATCAGGGGCGCCAGAGCGACGCCGCTCACTACCAGGGCGCTGCCCAGCAGCAGCGCCAGGTAGCGCTGCTGCGAGCCATTTTCCAGCAAACCGGTCAGCCAACGGGCGAAGGCCGTGACCCGCTGCACCTGCTGCTCGAAAACCAGCTTGGCGTCCACTTCCGGCAGTCCGGCATACCAGCGGAACAACGGCTGGCGACAGACATACACGAGAATGCCACCGACCGTTGCCACAGCACTCATCAGCAGCGGCAGGTTGAAGCCATGCCAGACCGCCAGGTCATAGGCCGGCAACGTGCCGCCCAGGCTGGCCTGCGCCGCCACCGCCAGCAGCGGTGCCACGGTGTAGCCAGGCAACATGCCCACCAGCAGGCAGAGGAACACCAGGATCTCAACCGGCACCTTCATGTAACGCGGCGGCTCGTGGGGCGGGAACTTGGGCAGGTTGACCGGTTCGCCATTGAAGAACACGTCGTGCACGAAACGCAGCGAATAGGCCACCGAGAACACCCCGGCCAGCACCGCCGCTGCCGGGATCACCCAATTGAAGCTGCCCAGCTGGGCCTGCTGCAACGCCTCGCCGAAGAACATCTCCTTGCTCAGGAAACCGTTGAGCAGCGGCACCCCGGCCATCGCCGAGGACGCCACCATAGCCAGCACCGCGGTGTGCGGCAGGTACTTCCACATGCCGTTGATGCGGCGCATGTCGCGGCTGCCGGTCTCATGGTCGATGATCCCCGCCGCCATGAACAACGAAGCCTTGAAGGTCGCGTGGTTGATAATGTGGAACACCGCAGCGACGTTGGAAAGCGGCGAGTCGAGGCCGAACAGCAGGGTGATCAGGCCCAGGTGGCTGATGGTCGAGTACGCCAGCAAACCCTTGAGGTCGTGCTGGAACAGCGCCATGAATGCGCCCAGCAACAAGGTCGCCAAGCCAGCGAGGCTGACCAGGTAGAACCACAGGTCCGAGCCGGACAGCGCTGGATACAGCCGTGCGAGGAGGAATACCCCGGCCTTGACCATGGTCGCCGAGTGCAGATAGGCCGACACCGGCGTCGGCGCCGCCATCGCGTGCGGCAGCCAGAAGTGGAAGGGAAACTGCGCCGACTTGGTGAAGGCACCCAGCAGCACCAGCACCAGCGCCACGGGATAAAGGGCGTGGGCGCGGATCAGATCGCCGCTGGCGAGCACCGCGCTCAGCTCGAAGCTGCCGACCATGTGGCCGATCAGCAGGATACCGGCAAGCAAGGCCAAGCCACCGCCACCGGTCACCGCCAGGGCCATGCGCGCGCCCTTGCGGGCGTCGCTGCGCGCGCCCCAGAAGCCGATCAGGAGGAACGACGACAGGCTGGTCAGCTCCCAGAAGGTCAGCATCAGCAGCAGGTTTTCCGACAGCACCACGCCGAGCATGGCGCCCATGAACAGCAGCAGGTAACTGAAGAAGCGGCCGATCGGCTCGCGCTCGGAGAGGTAGTAGCGGGCGTAGAGGATCACCAGCAGGCCGATACCGAGGATCAGCAGGGCAAACAGCAAGGCCAGGCCATCCAGGCGCAGCGACAGATTGAAACCCAGCTGCGGCAGCCAGGGCTGGCTCACCAGCAGCACCTCGCCGGCGAATACCTGCGGAGTCAGCCACAGCAGCCAACCCAGGGCGAGCAGCGGTGCCAGGGCAGTGGCCAGGCTGCAGGCCAGACGGCCATGGCGCTCGAACAGGACGGGAAGCAAGGCGCCGAGAAACGGCAATCCGACGATGAGCAACAGCTCCATTGACTCTCCCCACAGCAGGCCTGCAGCGGCCCGCCGGGTGCCGGCGATGCCTGCGCAGAACCAATCGTCCTGAACGCCTCTGCGCCTTCAGCGCAAAACTAGTCGCCGATTATCCATAACCACAGGGGGCAAGTCATGGACGAATTATTACCAAAATTTATCCAACCACTAGAAGCTGATAGAGCCACTAGTGAAACGGCCCGGCAAATACCGGGCCATCTGGCTATCAGTGAGCGACGCGGCTGGTGCCGTCGACGGTCATGATGCGTACACGCTCACCGACGCGGAAAATCTCGTTCTCCTGCACTTGCTGCACGTAGGCGCGCAGGGTGCCGTCGTCTTCGCGCACGGTGATTTCCACGCCCTGGGTACGGGTCAGACCTTCCTCGGTCATGGAGCCGAGGAAACCACCCGCCAGGGCACCAATCACCGCCGCCACCGCAGCACCGCGACCGTCGCCGATGCCGCTTGCAGCCACACCACCGATGATCGCGCCGGCCCCTGTGCCGATGGGCGACTTGGTCCCCTCAATCTTCACCGGGCGCAGCATTTCGATAGTCCCCAGGCGAACCGTCTGCACCTTGCGCGCCTCGTCACGGCTGTAGCTATCGCCGCTCAGGTTGGAAACGCAACCACCGAGGGTCAGCGCCAGGGCAGCAAAAGCTGCAGTCAACAGCATGGATTTACGCATTTGGTTCTCTCCGTGTAAGACAGTGAACATTAGACCGCGCCCATTGCGCCCTGTCACCGCTGCTCCACTGTGAATTTAGAAGAGAACCGCGACAACAGGCCCGATTCCCGGCGCCACACGCTTTCGTTAGGGTAAGACCAGCAATAGCACAGGATCAGCCATGGATTATTTCATCGTCATCATTACCAGCGCCGCCGGCCTGTATTTTCACTGGTGGCTGTATGTGCGCATCAAGCGCTGGATGGACCGTGACCTGGCACTCTCACTGGCCAACGGCGATCCGGCCAAGCGCGCCTATATGCTCGAACGCCTGGCCGAAGCCAAGACCGCTGGCATCAAACGCCGTGATCTGCCGGCCTGGCTGCAACAAGCCGCCGAGTCCTACCGC
Encoded here:
- a CDS encoding monovalent cation/H+ antiporter subunit A is translated as MELLLIVGLPFLGALLPVLFERHGRLACSLATALAPLLALGWLLWLTPQVFAGEVLLVSQPWLPQLGFNLSLRLDGLALLFALLILGIGLLVILYARYYLSEREPIGRFFSYLLLFMGAMLGVVLSENLLLMLTFWELTSLSSFLLIGFWGARSDARKGARMALAVTGGGGLALLAGILLIGHMVGSFELSAVLASGDLIRAHALYPVALVLVLLGAFTKSAQFPFHFWLPHAMAAPTPVSAYLHSATMVKAGVFLLARLYPALSGSDLWFYLVSLAGLATLLLGAFMALFQHDLKGLLAYSTISHLGLITLLFGLDSPLSNVAAVFHIINHATFKASLFMAAGIIDHETGSRDMRRINGMWKYLPHTAVLAMVASSAMAGVPLLNGFLSKEMFFGEALQQAQLGSFNWVIPAAAVLAGVFSVAYSLRFVHDVFFNGEPVNLPKFPPHEPPRYMKVPVEILVFLCLLVGMLPGYTVAPLLAVAAQASLGGTLPAYDLAVWHGFNLPLLMSAVATVGGILVYVCRQPLFRWYAGLPEVDAKLVFEQQVQRVTAFARWLTGLLENGSQQRYLALLLGSALVVSGVALAPLMQLGGTRALTPLDGITALGLVLLAVSGVLTAIFHRQRLVALLILGVGGMLVALAFARFSAPDLALTQLVVEVVTLVLLVLALYYLPSRTPEESSSLRGLRDFILAGGCGVMVALLAYGVLTRPYAGIAEFFLANSVSGGGGTNVVNVILVDFRGFDTLGEITVLAIAAVGIVAMLNGLHLRNPTCDPQGRRWAWAKYPLILKTLSRLLLPLAILISVFIFLRGHNLPGGGFIAGLITAVALILQFIANGVAWVEERLPLNYQRMAGVGVLLAGLTGLGSWAFGRPFLTTAFGHFELPLVGEFELATAMLFDLGVFFTVVGATLLILVNLGRVSLAPPASEEIH
- a CDS encoding glycine zipper 2TM domain-containing protein; translation: MRKSMLLTAAFAALALTLGGCVSNLSGDSYSRDEARKVQTVRLGTIEMLRPVKIEGTKSPIGTGAGAIIGGVAASGIGDGRGAAVAAVIGALAGGFLGSMTEEGLTRTQGVEITVREDDGTLRAYVQQVQENEIFRVGERVRIMTVDGTSRVAH